The Herpetosiphonaceae bacterium genome contains the following window.
CTGCGGGCAGGGATCTTGCAGGAATCCGATCTGCCGCGCTCCTGCATCGACGTGCTAGGCGTCACCCACTCGCAGCGCATCAACACCATGGTCTGCGATCTGATCGACAACAACTGGTGGGCGACCGGCGAGGGTACGCCGCCCGAATCACGCACGATCACGATGAGCCCGGCGATCCTGGAGGCGACGAACACGCTGCGCGAGTTTATGTTTGCGAACGTGTATGTGACGGGACCGGCGAAAGAAGACGACCACAAGGTCTATTTTGTGCTCGGCCAGCTTTTCACGCACTTCATGCAGCATCCCGAAGCGCTGCCCGCCGAACTCCTGGCGATCTGTGATCGGCATGGTGATAATGTCGAATGCGCGGTCGTTGATTATATTGCAGGCATGACCGATCGCTATGCGCTCAAGGTATTTAATCAGATCTATGTGCCGCGCACATGGAGTATGTAACCTTTATCGATCGGCTACCCGCTCGGCTGTACTCGTCGCGTCGCCTGGGCGCGCATGCGGCTGGAGCAGGTAGGCCGTCCCGAAACGGCGAGTGTCTGCGCTATGACGGTAACGGATGACATCAAGCAGCGCCTCGACATCGTTGCTCTGATCAACGAGAGCGGTGTTCAACTGCGTAAGGCGGGCCGCAACTTCACCGGCTTCTGCCCGTTCCACCCCAACGCCCGCACACCGGCGTTCTATGTCTTTCCCGACACGCAGAGCTACTACTGCTTCAGTTGCCACGCGGCTGGCGATGTCTTTAACTTTGTGATGGGGCGGCAAGGGCTGGACTTCGGCGATGCGCTGCGGCAGCTTGCTGGGCGCGCGGGTGTTCACCTTGAGCAGCGCACCCCGGAGCGCGAGCAAGAGGACGCCACGCGGGTTCGGCTGCGTCAGATCAACGAGGACGCGGCGATCTACTGGCAGCATGTGCTGGTGAGCACCCAGAAGGGCCAGATCGGGCGGGCCTACATCGAGCGGCGTGGCCTCACGCAGGCGACGGTCGAGGCCTGGCAGCTTGGCTACGCTCCCGACGACTGGAGCGATCTGCTGCGCTATCTGACCGATCGCAAGGGCTACCAGCCCGACGAGCTGGAGGCCGCCGGATTGGTGATCAAGCGCGAGCAGGGCGGCTACTACGATCGCTTCCGCAACCGGCTGATGTTTCCGATCCGCAGCCTCAAGGGCGAGATCATCGGCTTCGGAGGGCGGGCGCTCGGCGATGATCACGCCAAGTACATGAACACGCCCGAAACGCCGCTCTTTCACAAATCGAGCGTGCTCTACGGCATCGATATGGCCCGCGAGGCGATCCGCCGCGAAGATGCCGTGGTGGTTGTCGAGGGCTACGTCGATGTGCTGATGGCGCATCAGGCCGGCTTTGCCAACGTCGTCGCGCCGATGGGCACCGCGCTGACCGCCGAGCAGGTCGGGATCGTCAAAAAGCTGACGCGCAGCGTCTATCTGGCGCTGGACGCCGACGCCGCCGGGACCAACGCGACGCTCAAGGGCCTGCAAACGCTGCGTGAGAACATGGACTCCACCGTGGTGCCGGTGCCGACGCCGCAGGGCTATATCCGCTGGGAGCGCGAGCTTGACGGCGTGATTAAAATTATCGCGCTGCCGCCAGGGCGCGATCCCGACGAGGTGATCCGCGCCAATCCCGACGACTGGCGAGCGCTGGTCGCCGCCGCGCAGCCGCTGATGGTGTACTACCTCGATCAGCTAACCGACGATCTGGACCTGCGCAGCGCCAAAGGCCGCGCCGATGCGGTGGAGCGTCTCGCGCCGCTGATCGGGGCGCTGGTAAATCCGGTGGAGCGCGCGCACTACGTGCAACAGTTGGCGCAGAAGCTTGGTCTTGAGGAGCGGCTGATCCGCGATCAGGTCGAGCGTGTGCGGCGCGGTCGTGGGGTGAATCGCTCGAATCTTGAGATCGGCCCGACCGCAGCTAGTACCTCATTGAGTCGCGAAGACCAACTATTGTCTCTCTTGCTCCGTTTCCCTGGCGTCCGTTCTGCGGTAGAATCGGAATTGTCAAAGGACATTTCACAATTTCCGGAGATCGTCGGCGACATCCAGGGCTCGGTGGAGGAACCATTGGTCCACATCGAGAACCAGCAGATCTGGCAAACCTGGCTGCGCCACGCCCAACCGTCCACACCCGATCTAACCGCCTGGCTGGATGCTCTCGACCCGTATCTTAAGACACACGCGCAGCGCTTGTTAACATATCAGGACACACCTGAGCTGCCCGTGGTCAACCGCCAGTATCACGCTGCCGAGCTTGCTACACGCATCGCCCAAGAACTTCGCAAAACCGTCGTGATCACTCGTAAGAATCAGCTCAAGGCCATGTATGAGTCAGTGGACGATCCCGAAGACCAGCGGACCCTTGAAAGCCGTCTTGTGGCGCTCAACAAGTATCAAAATCTGGTGACAGCGCCCCGCCGGAGCACGTTTTACATCGACCTCGGCAATCGTCTTGATCAGTTGAAGTAGCATGTTCACCAGCTTTGGACATCGTTTGTTCTTGATCTTTCGCCCTATGCATCTTGGCTGAGGAGACATCATCGTATGGCTGACCACGATCTTGATTTAACTGAAGACTTAGGATATACCCCGTCCCAGACAGCCGAGACTGCATTGGAGGAAGTTGCTGCGGCTGAGGCGGTTCATTCGCTCGAGCAGTTGATCCAGCGCGGTAAGGAGCGCGGCAAGGTCACGCAAGAAGAGATCATGCAGCTTGTCGCCCAGCCGGAAGAAAACCTGGATCAGCTTGAGGAGATCTACGAGGCGCTGACCAAGGCCGGGATCACGATCATCGACGAGCTGGTCGAGGAGGAAGATTTCACGCTGGATATCGATCTCGACCCGATCGTGATCGTCGGCGACGTGCTCGATCACTCCGATCCCGGCGTCGGCGATAGCGTGCGCATGTATCTGTACGAGATCGGGCGCGTCGCGCTGCTGACCGGCGATCAGGAGGCGCGGCTGGCGCGGCAGATCGAGCAGGGCGAGAAAGCCGAGGCCAAGCTCAAGCGTCTGACCGACCCGCACTCGGCTGAGGCCGCCGACCTGCGCCGGGCGATCGAGGTGGCGCAGGAGGCGCGCGCCGCGCTGACCAACGCGAACCTGCGGCTGGTGGTCAGCGTCGCCAAGAAGTATATGAATCGCGGCCTGTCGCTGATGGATCTTGTCCAGGAGGGCAACATGGGCCTGCTGCGCGCCGTCGAGAAGTTCGACTACCGCAAAGGCTACAAGTTCTCAACCTACGCGACGTGGTGGATTCGCCAGGCGATCACTCGCGCCATCGCGGACCAGGCCCGCACGATCCGCATTCCGGTTCACATGGTCGAGACGATCAACCGGCTGATGAAGATCAGCCGCCATCTGGTACAGGAGCTTGACCGCGAGCCGACGATGATGGAGCTGGCGCTGGAATGCCGTATTCCCAGCATTCTGACCGAGCAGCAGCGCCTGATGTACCAGTTGATGCCCTCGCAGTTGGACGAGGATTGTGTCGGGGCGTACGATCCCCAGATGATCCAGAGCCTCAAGCGCGCCGCCGATCGCGTCCAGAATGTCATGGCGACCGGCGATGTCAACAATCCGACCTACGTGCGGCTGAAGGAGACACAGACGTATCTCCAGCGGGTGCTGCGCCGCGTGCCGAGGCCGGAGGAGATCGCGCTGGAGTGCCATCAGCCCGATATTTTGCCGGAGCAGATTCGCATCCGGTTGCAGACCAGCCCGGCGATCATCAATCCACAGTCCAAGCACTACGATGTGAGCATGCGCCAGTTGCTTGAGCGGGCCGCCAACAAGGTCCGCGATATTCACAAGGCGGCGCAGGAGCCTGTATCGCTGGAAACGCCCGTGGGGCAGGAAGAAGATAGCAGCCTGGGCGACTTCATCGAGGACTCGAAGGTCGAAGCGCCGTCGGACGCGGCGGCCAACCAGATGCGCAAGGAGGCGGTCGAGCAGGTGCTCGATCAGCTCAACGAGCGCGAGCGGCTGGTCATCAAGCTGCGCTATGGGCTGCATCTGACCGATGAGGAGCGGCGCATGCTGCTCGATCTGCCCTCGCGCAAAAAGTACGATTTCCAGATCGAGGGCGGGCGGCATAATACGCTGGAAGATGTCGGCAAGATCTTCGATGTCACGCGCGAGCGGATCAGGCAGATCGAGGTCAAAGCGCTGCGCAAGCTCAGGCATCCCAAGCTCGGCAAGAAGCTCCGCGATTATCTTGAATAGAAACGACTCCTCGATCGAGCGCACGTGCGGAATCAGACAAGGACGGGAAATTCCCGTCCTTAGTCGTGTCTAATCCTGGTCCGTGCTCATCGCGCCGCGATCCGCTCTGCCACTTTCCAGCCCTGCTCGATCGCGAGGTGAACGCGGCCCTGGCCCGCCGTGTAGTCGCCAGCGAAGAATAGCCCGCCGATCGCGCTGTTGAGCGTCTCGAAGTCGGCGCGACCGTCGGGCAGGGCGTAGCGCCAGCCCTGCCGATCCGACCACAGCGGCGCGCGCAGGCTTTCTTCGAGCAGGCTGCCGACCAGCTCCGCGACCTGCTCTGCCAGCAGCGGGGGCGGGTCGTTCCAGTGCGCGACGCTCCACTCAGGGGCCATCTGCGCGATCAGCACGTGCTGATCGGCACTGCTCCGGCCGGGCTTGAGGTGCTCGTAGGCCAGCCACGAGATCGGGTGCTGCCGATCGGTGTTGACCAGCGCGTAGAACGGACGCGAGCGCAGCCGTGGCGGATAGCCCAGCGTCACCGAGAGACAGGCGCGATACGTCACCTTGTCCAGCTCGGCCAGGATCGTCGTCTGCGCCGTGCGAGAGAGCGCGCTCGCGGCGATCAGGTCGCGCGTCTGCGGCGCTGGCGGCGTGAGCAGAACGGCATCCGTCGCGCCGACAATCGTATCCTGCTCGTCGAAGAGGATATACGAGCCGTTGGCCTGCGCGATGCGGCTGATGCGCGTCGTGAGGCGCAGATCGAGGCCATGCGCCAGCTCTTTGGCAAGCCGGGTAATGCCGTCGACGTAGGTCCACTTGGGATCGCGGTTTTGGGCGTGATCGCCCTCGGCGATGCGATTGTGCCGGTCGAAGGTCCAGACCGGCAGCGCAATATCAACGGGCGCGGTGGGCAGCGTGTGCCGCAGCAGCGCTTCGAGCTCCGGCGTCGGCGCTTTGACGTACTGCGCGCCGTGGTCGAAGGTCGCGCCGTGTGCCCGTCGTGTCGCGGCTCGCCCACCGACGCCCCGGCTTTTCTCGAATACGACGATCTCAAGCCCCGAACCAAGGCTGCGCAGCCTGTGCGCGGCGGCCAGTCCCGCGACGCCTGCTCCAATGATCGCCAGCTTCATCGCTCGCTACCTCGCATGATCGGTCAGGTCGTAGGAGAAGACCAGCATATCGCGGATCTGGATGCCGTTCTCGTAGCGCGGCTCGCGGTAGTACCGAAAGTAGTCGTGGCGGATGTGGTCCATCCGAAAGCCGACTTTTTGGTAAAACGCGATGTTCGAGATGCTGCTGTTAGCGGTCCCGACCAGCATACGCTTTTTGCGGCGGCGTCTGGCCTCGGCGAGCAGCCAGGCAAGCAGGTGCTTGCCCAGGCCCTGGCCCTGCCGCCCCTCGACGATCGCCAGCTCTTGCAGCTCGCACGGCTCGTCGTTCCAGCGCATCGTGGCCGCGCCCACAAGCTGCCCGTCGTCGTCCATGCGATAGACGGTATCGACCAGATGCGCCAGGCCCCAGCGCAGCGCCCGCTCGGACTCTTCCGCCAGCAGCAGCACCGGGATCACGGCCTCGATCTGATCCCCTTGCACTTCGCGAATGACGATCGCCATATCCGCCCTTTGTTTCTCCAACCCAGCCTCGTCCTAGAAAAATGACGTGGGGATCTTCCCCACGTCCCCGGTTTGCATGCTGCTCTACGTACGCCGCGTTTAGATGTCGAGCAGGCTGGCAAACAGCGCCTCGTCGTCGTACGGGCCGATCACCGCCAGATAGAGCGCGGCGGGCGTGATCAGCCGCTGCGCCACACGCAGCACGTCCTCGCGCGTCACCGCCTCGATCTCGGCGACGACCTGCTCGACCGGAATCACCGTGTCGTAGCGCAGGATGTGCGAGCCGTTGCGCGAGGCGACCGACCACGTATCCTCAAGGCCGATCAGCATGCCGCCCTTGACCTGCTCTTTGACGCGCTGAAGCTCCTGCTCGGTGATGCCGTCTTCGCGCACCTTGCGCAGCTCCGTCAGGCACGCGACGATCGCGTCCTGCACTTTGCCCAGCTCCACGCCGCCGCTGATGACCCACTTACCGGCGTCGTTGAACTCGGCGGTGTAGGAGTAGACCGAGTAGGCCAGCCCGCGCTCTTCGCGAATCTCCTGAAAGAGCCGCGAGGCCATGCCGCTGCCGAGGATCGAGTTGAGCACCTGGAGCGGACGGCGATCGGGATCGGTGTAAGGCAGCGCTGGCAGGCCCAGGCAGAAGTTCGCCTGCTCGGTGCTCTTGGTCAGCAGCCGCACCCGGCTCTGCCGCTGCGGGCCGCGCGATGGCTCCGGCTCGAAGCGCTGGCCGCTGCGGTAGCTGTGCAGCGCCTTGGTCCAGGTATCGACCATCTCATCGGTCGAGATGTTGCCCGCGATCGATACGACCGTGTTGGGATAGGTGTAGTGCTGGTCTTTGTAGCCGATCAGATTGTCGCGCGTGATGCCGCTCACGGTTTCCGCCGTGCCCGCGATGTCGCGTCCGAGCGCCTGATCGCCCCACATCGTCTCATCCAGGAGCTGGTGAACCCAATCGCCGGGCGAGTCCAGGCTCATGTTGATCTCTTCGATGATGACCCGCCGCTCTTTCTCGATCTCCTTCTCGTCGAAGAGCGAGTTGAGCAGCATATCGCTCAGCGTGTCGACGGCGCGATCGAAGTGGATGTCGGCGACTTTCGCGTAGTAGCAGGTCGAGTCGTATGAGGTGTAGGCGTTGAGCATGCCGCCGATGCCTTCGATCGCCTCGCTGATCTGCTTGGCGTTACGCCTGGAC
Protein-coding sequences here:
- the dnaG gene encoding DNA primase translates to MTVTDDIKQRLDIVALINESGVQLRKAGRNFTGFCPFHPNARTPAFYVFPDTQSYYCFSCHAAGDVFNFVMGRQGLDFGDALRQLAGRAGVHLEQRTPEREQEDATRVRLRQINEDAAIYWQHVLVSTQKGQIGRAYIERRGLTQATVEAWQLGYAPDDWSDLLRYLTDRKGYQPDELEAAGLVIKREQGGYYDRFRNRLMFPIRSLKGEIIGFGGRALGDDHAKYMNTPETPLFHKSSVLYGIDMAREAIRREDAVVVVEGYVDVLMAHQAGFANVVAPMGTALTAEQVGIVKKLTRSVYLALDADAAGTNATLKGLQTLRENMDSTVVPVPTPQGYIRWERELDGVIKIIALPPGRDPDEVIRANPDDWRALVAAAQPLMVYYLDQLTDDLDLRSAKGRADAVERLAPLIGALVNPVERAHYVQQLAQKLGLEERLIRDQVERVRRGRGVNRSNLEIGPTAASTSLSREDQLLSLLLRFPGVRSAVESELSKDISQFPEIVGDIQGSVEEPLVHIENQQIWQTWLRHAQPSTPDLTAWLDALDPYLKTHAQRLLTYQDTPELPVVNRQYHAAELATRIAQELRKTVVITRKNQLKAMYESVDDPEDQRTLESRLVALNKYQNLVTAPRRSTFYIDLGNRLDQLK
- a CDS encoding pitrilysin family protein, whose translation is MSPYTKIDLPNGLRIIAEEMPHTHSVSMGVFTKVGSRYEPAPLSGVSHFLEHMFFKGTSRRNAKQISEAIEGIGGMLNAYTSYDSTCYYAKVADIHFDRAVDTLSDMLLNSLFDEKEIEKERRVIIEEINMSLDSPGDWVHQLLDETMWGDQALGRDIAGTAETVSGITRDNLIGYKDQHYTYPNTVVSIAGNISTDEMVDTWTKALHSYRSGQRFEPEPSRGPQRQSRVRLLTKSTEQANFCLGLPALPYTDPDRRPLQVLNSILGSGMASRLFQEIREERGLAYSVYSYTAEFNDAGKWVISGGVELGKVQDAIVACLTELRKVREDGITEQELQRVKEQVKGGMLIGLEDTWSVASRNGSHILRYDTVIPVEQVVAEIEAVTREDVLRVAQRLITPAALYLAVIGPYDDEALFASLLDI
- a CDS encoding sigma-70 family RNA polymerase sigma factor; translation: MADHDLDLTEDLGYTPSQTAETALEEVAAAEAVHSLEQLIQRGKERGKVTQEEIMQLVAQPEENLDQLEEIYEALTKAGITIIDELVEEEDFTLDIDLDPIVIVGDVLDHSDPGVGDSVRMYLYEIGRVALLTGDQEARLARQIEQGEKAEAKLKRLTDPHSAEAADLRRAIEVAQEARAALTNANLRLVVSVAKKYMNRGLSLMDLVQEGNMGLLRAVEKFDYRKGYKFSTYATWWIRQAITRAIADQARTIRIPVHMVETINRLMKISRHLVQELDREPTMMELALECRIPSILTEQQRLMYQLMPSQLDEDCVGAYDPQMIQSLKRAADRVQNVMATGDVNNPTYVRLKETQTYLQRVLRRVPRPEEIALECHQPDILPEQIRIRLQTSPAIINPQSKHYDVSMRQLLERAANKVRDIHKAAQEPVSLETPVGQEEDSSLGDFIEDSKVEAPSDAAANQMRKEAVEQVLDQLNERERLVIKLRYGLHLTDEERRMLLDLPSRKKYDFQIEGGRHNTLEDVGKIFDVTRERIRQIEVKALRKLRHPKLGKKLRDYLE
- a CDS encoding GNAT family N-acetyltransferase: MAIVIREVQGDQIEAVIPVLLLAEESERALRWGLAHLVDTVYRMDDDGQLVGAATMRWNDEPCELQELAIVEGRQGQGLGKHLLAWLLAEARRRRKKRMLVGTANSSISNIAFYQKVGFRMDHIRHDYFRYYREPRYENGIQIRDMLVFSYDLTDHAR
- a CDS encoding deoxyguanosinetriphosphate triphosphohydrolase gives rise to the protein LRAGILQESDLPRSCIDVLGVTHSQRINTMVCDLIDNNWWATGEGTPPESRTITMSPAILEATNTLREFMFANVYVTGPAKEDDHKVYFVLGQLFTHFMQHPEALPAELLAICDRHGDNVECAVVDYIAGMTDRYALKVFNQIYVPRTWSM
- a CDS encoding FAD-dependent oxidoreductase; translated protein: MKLAIIGAGVAGLAAAHRLRSLGSGLEIVVFEKSRGVGGRAATRRAHGATFDHGAQYVKAPTPELEALLRHTLPTAPVDIALPVWTFDRHNRIAEGDHAQNRDPKWTYVDGITRLAKELAHGLDLRLTTRISRIAQANGSYILFDEQDTIVGATDAVLLTPPAPQTRDLIAASALSRTAQTTILAELDKVTYRACLSVTLGYPPRLRSRPFYALVNTDRQHPISWLAYEHLKPGRSSADQHVLIAQMAPEWSVAHWNDPPPLLAEQVAELVGSLLEESLRAPLWSDRQGWRYALPDGRADFETLNSAIGGLFFAGDYTAGQGRVHLAIEQGWKVAERIAAR